In Uranotaenia lowii strain MFRU-FL chromosome 2, ASM2978415v1, whole genome shotgun sequence, one genomic interval encodes:
- the LOC129746959 gene encoding uncharacterized protein LOC129746959 — protein sequence MNRQLKDLFDVVQLSSITGNVAPSSDHVVAYCTDVPELINRIKRSRPPVDDFVVKIGIDGGRSFFKITLSVISPQMEHLAGFKDGGVKKLFIIALSPNLAEKYDNISPVWTKLLKLHELEYLVAGDLKIINIIIGIMAHSSKNPCPYCEALKSELGVANGTARTKGSINENCTRKKKLNGKNFASCVNAPLVSGSDEDKIVNLCPPPPLHITLGIINTIFKSLEKKAPDWVDLWVEQAQVRHQQMTYGFTGRACHALLDATNCLADNPELSDYVTVLNNFKNVYAKCFSFKLEHGFEEAIADFASSWEKLNLPFTSKYHITKYHVADFCREAGRGLGLHNEQASESVHADFDVIWQRYKAPKSSKVYNDRLLNSLIDYNSNHMC from the exons atgaaCCGGCAGCTTAAAGACTTGTTTGATGTAGTTCAGTTGTCCAGCATCACAGGAAATGTAGCACCTTCGTCAGATCATGTTGTTGCATATTGCACTGATGTACCGGAACTCATTAACCGTATCAAACGTTCAAGACCACCTGTTGATGATTTTGTGGTGAAAATAGGAATTGATGGGGGTAGGAGCTTCTTCAAGATAACGTTATCTGTGATCTCTCCGCAAATGGAACATCTGGCTGGCTTCAAGGATGGCGGCGTGAAGAAGCTTTTCATCATTGCACTTTCACCAAATCTCGCTGAAAAGTATGACAATATTTCCCCCGTTTGGACGAAACTTCTCAAATTACACGAGCTCGAATACTTGGTTGCTGGGGACCTCaagattataaatattataattggCATAATGGCCCACTCTTCGAAGAATCCATGTCCATACTGTGAGGCTTTAAAGAGCGAGCTCGGTGTAGCAAACGGAACCGCGAGAACCAAAGGAAGTATAAACGAAAATTGcacaagaaaaaagaaattgaatggaAAGAACTTCGCAAGCTGCGTGAATGCCCCGTTGGTCTCGGGTAGTGATGAAGACAAAATCGTGAACCTTTGCCCGCCTCCACCGTTACATATAACGCTTGGAATtattaatacaatttttaagtCACTTGAGAAGAAAGCACCAGACTGGGTAGACTTATGGGTGGAACAAGCACAGGTGAGACACCAACAGATGACGTACGGTTTCACCGGAAGAGCTTGCCACGCGCTATTGGATGCTACCAATTGTTTGGCAGACAACCCTGAACTTTCAGATTACGTTACG GTTCTGAATAACTTCAAAAACGTGTATGCAAAATGCTTTTCCTTTAAACTCGAGCATGGGTTTGAGGAGGCTAttgcagattttgccagcagctGGGAGAAGCTGAATCTTCCATTCACATCTAAATATCACATTACAAAGTACCATGTGGCGGATTTCTGTCGAGAAGCCGGAAGAGGACTTGGGCTTCACAATGAGCAAGCCTCCGAATCCGTACATGCTGATTTTGATGTGATTTGGCAGCGATATAAAGCTCCCAAATCATCAAAGGTTTATAACGACCGTTTGTTAAACTCTTTAATTGATTACAACAGCAACCATATGTGttag